The DNA sequence AACTCTGTAGTGGCAAGGCACGCCTTGCCACTACACATCGCTAAAATCGTCGAATGCCTGTCTCTGCAGGGCAACCCTTTAGGATTGCTCTTACCCTGGTACATTCCAGCGGGGAAGCAAGGCTAAAGCCTTGCCCTACATGTTAAGCATGCCTCTTAAAAACCCTTGCATATTGTATCCTGATTGATATAATTAAACCTTTATTTATGACTTTCTATAAATCAATAGGATTGGTGCAATGGATCTAAAGACGGAGAAGAAAACGGATTACATCTTTAAAGCTCCCCGGGGTACAGAAGATATACTACCAGAAAAATGGACTTTATGGAAAAAACTTGAAAATATCGGACGACAGGAGTTCGAACTCTGCGGATATTACGAGATCCGCACTCCCATTTTCGAAGATACTCGCCTATTTATCAGGAGCCTTGGAGATGCAACCGATATTGTCGAGAAGGAGATGTATACCTTTGCCGATAGTGAAGATTCGAGCATAACCTTACGTCCGGAAAGTACAGCCCCTGTTATGCGCGCATATCTAGAGTGTGAATTACACAAAACAAAAAAATTTCAAAAATTCTACTATATCGGCCCCCAATTCAGAAAGGAACGTCCTCAGGCCGGGAGACTCCGTCAATTTCATCAGATGGGCATAGAAGCAGTAGGCGCAACAGATCCTTTGCTCGATGTGGAAACTATCAGCGTGGCTACCCGGATATTCGACCGACTTGGTCTGAAGGGATACAAGGTCAAGATTAACTCCATTGGCTGTGAGAAATGCAGACCCGTCTTTAGAAATATCCTGAAAGAGAAGCTATCCGGACATGAGAAGGAACTGTGTGAACTCTGTCAGTCACGTCTCAACCGGAATGTATTTCGCATCCTTGACTGTAAAAACGAAAAATGCAAGGCAATCAGTTATCACATGCCCTCTATTAATGATTATTTGTGCGTGGAATGTCAGATTCATGCAAAGGCAGTACGAGAAGCCCTTTTGGAGATTGGCATTCCTTATATTGTTGATGCCCACTTAGTACGAGGGTTGGATTACTATACAAAAACTGTCTATGAAATCACACACTCTTCATTAGGCGCCCGTGATGCAATCTGTGCGGGAGGGAGATATGATAATTTGATCTCTGATCTCGGAGGCCCTTCAATCGGCTCAGTTGGATTTGCTATCGGTATGGAGGCAACGATTCTGGCCCTTGAAAATATTGCAGCAAAAAATAAATCTATATATCAGGAAGTTTCTGGTCCATCTCCCTCTGTCTATATCGTTTCCATTGGTGAAACCAAAAAACAATGCTTTTCTTTACTGAACTTCTTAAGGAAAGGCAATATTTCTGCTGATTTTGATTATGAAGGGAGAAGCCCCAAGGCGCAGATGCGAATGGCAAATAAAATGGGTATAAAATATGTAATTATGCTGGGCCCTGATGAATCGGCACGTGGCGATGTTAAGGTTAAAGCTATGGAAACGGGCGAAGAAGTTACTCTCAAACAAAACGAAGTCCTCCAGTGGTTACTGGACAAACAATCACATTAACTTGAAGGATTCTTTATTTATTATCCACGATAGTCTCAAATATTTTTCAATCGCCATCTCATGCCTTTGCATTTTAGTGGCAAATAATCCAGGATAAAAGCTGGCACATTATTGCATTTCAAGGAGATAATCCATACATGTCAATACTCAAGCGAACACATACCTGTGGTCAATTACGCATAGGAGATGTAAAATCGGTCGTAATTCTGGTTGGATGGGTAAGCAGCGTCCGGGATCACGGGGGATTAATCTTTGTTGATTTGCGGGATCGCTATGGCATTACCCAAGTAGTTTTTAATCCAGACACAGGAAGCGAATTTTACGACATTGCCCGTCAGTTAAGACAAGAATATGTTATTGCTATAAAGGGAAGCGTTTCTGCCCGACCAACTGGCACTGTAAATCCCAACCTGGATACCGGAGAAATAGAGGTCCATGCCGATACCCTTGAGGTTTTAAATAAATCCGAGACTCCTCCCTTTGAGATTGCTGATGAGAGTAATGTATCTTTAGAATTAAGATTAAAGTACCGCTATCTGGATTTACGGCGCTCTATCATGCAAAAGCGATTGATCTTCCGGCATAAGATATGCCAGACGATACGTGAATATCTCGACCGTCTAAATTTTGTTGATATCGAGACACCCGTACTAACAAAGAGCACTCCGGAAGGAGCAAGGGATTATCTGGTACCCAGCAGGGTTAATCTGGGAAAGTTTTATGCGCTGCCCCAATCTCCTCAACTCTTCAAACAAATTCTTATGGTAGCAGGTTATGACCGGTACTTCCAGATTGTACGATGCTTTCGGGATGAAGACCTCCGTGCCCAGCGGCAGCCTGAATTTACCCAAATGGATATGGAGATGTCTTTTATTGACGAAAATGATATTATCCGGATCATCGAAGGACTTGTTGCGACCGTTTTTGATAAGGTTATCGGTAAAAAGGTTCTGACCCCTTTTCCCAGGCTTTCTTATAAAGAGGCCATGACCTCTTACGGGTGCGATGCTCCTGATCTGCGCTTTGATATGAAGATAAAGGATATATCTGATATTGCTCAGACTTCAAATTTTAAGGTATTTCTCGATACAATCAAATCAGGCGGGCAAGTTCGGGGTATTAATGCTACTGGCTGTGGAAATTATTCAAGGAAGGATATTGATGATTTAACTACCTTTGTTGGTCAATTTGGAGCTAAGGGTCTCGCATGGTTCAAGGTGGAAGAGAACGGTTTGGCTTCATCGATAGCAAAATTCTTTCCCCTGGAAAATCAGGAAAACATACAACGCCGGATGGATGCAAAGAAAGGGGATTTGCTTCTTTTTGTTGCCGATAAGCCTAAGGTAGTTTCCCAATCACTTGCACAACTCAGGTTACATCTCGGCCATAAAAATAAACTCATTAATACGAGTGCATTTAATTTTTCATGGGTTGTAGACTTTCCATTGTTCGACTATAATGAGGATTTACAGCGGTATGAGGTGCTTCACCATCCGTTTACCTCGCCTTATCCTGACGATCTCCCCATATTGGAAGAAAAACCTCTGGAAGTTAAGGCCCGCGCTTACGATTTAGTGCTCAATGGTGTAGAACTCGGAGGGGGCAGTATCCGTATTCATACCCCTGAAGTGCAAAAAAGGGTTTTCCGCTTACTTGGTATAGATGATACTAATGCTGCTGCAAAATTTGGATTCTTACTTGATGCGCTCAAATACGGTGCTCCACCTCATGGTGGAATTGCTTTAGGTGTAGATCGCATGGTTACGTTACTATTACAGCTCGATGATATTCGGGAGGTTATTGCATTTCCTAAGACACAGAAGGCTACCTGCCTTATGACAAATGCGCCATCGGAGGTCGATACACAACAACTTTGTGATTTAGGGATACGGCTAACAGAACATACATGATCTATATTATGGTAGAGACAAACCTTATGCTCGTCCGTAATCATACAAAGCTGTGTTGAATAGATCGAATTGGAGAAATCTGGAACATTACCCCATATGCATCAAGCTAAGAATCGTGTTCCATGAAAAAGGAGGTATCCACTTGGAGAAAGAGAAATGTATGTCCATGCTCCCCTCTAATCCCCCCTAACCCCCCTTTAAAAAAGGGGGGAAAGTAAAGATAAGTCTAGAAAGGGGGAAAAGAAGGATAAGTTTAAAAAAGGAGGAAAGAAAGATAAATTTAGAAAAGGGAGAACGAGGGATTTCCTCCTTTTCTAAAGGGGGATCAAGGGGGATTATAGGTGGCTTGTTACTCTTCACCATTTACCTATTTTAACTTGATACATATGCCCCTAACCTCCCTTTAGAAAAGGGAGGAAAGATTCCCTCTTGAGAAAGGTTTGCCTGATCGAACATATCAAACTTTTTCCCCTTTCTAAAGAGAGACTAAGGGAGATTATGCATTTCCCCTTTTTCTAAAGGGGGACGAAGGGGGACTATGCATCTCCTCCTTTTCTAAAGGGGGATTATGTTATTCTTCACCGTTTACCTATTTTAGCTTGATGCATATGGAATATTACCCACCCCTATTCCCTTCCAGGATGAGAATAAAAATGATAACAAATTTTATATAAAGTTAGGAGTATTTTTACGTGAAACGACAGATGCTTATATTGCTTATCGGGGCTGCCCTTGTAATTCTTATGATTTCATTTGGGTTTCTTATATACCTGAAACGTTTACACAATTCCATGTCCTATTTTGAAACAGTTGGACACTATGTACAGCAAGGCAAGCTCGATGATGCTATTGCCCTTTTGAAAGATGGCTTACAAAAAAACCCACACTTTGCGGAGGCTCACGCTGCTCTGGGAATGATCTATAACAAAAAGGATTTATATGACGAGGCACTTTCAGAGTTACAAACGGCATTAACTATCAATCCTGATCTTATCGATGTCTATCAGGAAATGTATCTGATTTATAGAAAGAAGGGTATGGAAGATGAGGCTAAAAAGGCATTAGATTCTTATGAAAAGCTGAAAAAGTAAGAGAATTTTTTTGAATACACAGTAAGAACGTGTTAAAATTTTTGTATGAGAAAATATTTATCATTATTTTTATCTATCTTTATCCTTATAGGCATGCTTCACGCACAGGCTATATTTGCTGCTCCAGAGGATGAGGCCAATAAGTATTACCTGGATGCGTACAATATGTATAAACTGGGCAAAATGGATGAATCCATGGAAATGCTAAAGAAAGTCGTTACGCTTAATCCAAACCATGCTGAAGCACATTTTGGTATGGGAAGTATCTATTTCCGGCAAAATATGTTCGATAACGCTATTAAGGAATTTACCAAAGTTACCCGCATTAAGCCAGAATATGTCGAAGCTTATCAGAGACTTTGGCTGGCATATAAAAAACTGGGTATGAATGACAAGGCGGAGCAGGAACTTCTCAAATACAAAAAATTGATTGAGGAGCGTATGCAGGCTATGGGAGGCGGCGCATCACCTCAGGTTGCAAAACCGGTTACTCCACCGCCTAGAAGAGAAGAACCTGAGGATGAGGATGAGGAAGAAGAAAGACCCAGTCCGGAATATAAACCTTCGGAAACAAGACCTCCTGAAACAACTACCCCACCAAGAACAAGCGTTGCAGAATCAAGGCCACCAGAGCCAGAAGCCAAAGAAGAAAGGTCTGTAGTGGTAAAGCCTGTGGCTCCCGCACCACAAACACCGCAGGAATCGAGACCTCATTCCGTTGTTGAATCAAGACCCCCAATAATACCGCAAACAAGCCCAATACAGATAAGGCCAGCGGTAGAGCCGCCCAGGCTACCTTCAGAAACGAGACCTGCAACGGAAGTTGATACCCATACCGATCATACATCTCCCTATATAAAGGTTAAAAAGCATACATTTTCCTTTAAAAGTCTTCTGAATCCATTTAAAAAGATGAGCTCAACCTTATTTAAAAGTCCTTTTAAAAAGAGTACTGAGAAAGTGGAAAAACCGTATGTTGGCAAGCTTGTAAAAGGGTTTGTTTATTACATTGTGGGTGTACAGATCTGGCTCTGCGTCATTGCGACTTTGTGCATATACTTCCGTAAAGCTAAAAAAGGATAAATAGTCCAAGAAAGATTCCCCTAAGAAGTCAATCTGACATTCAAGAGGTTTTCTCACGAGTATCGAGAGATATTTGGTTGATTTTTAAGTCTGCAAAGTCATATCCATGCCTGGAATTTATCCCTTTGGTGGATTCGTTCCGTTTAATCCACCATTGCATCGTAATGACATTGGGTGGCTCAGAAATTATTCCGCCTTTGGCGTTGCAACCTATCAACCGTTAAAAAATAGTTCTTCTGCTCAGCTTAAAAGAAAATCTCTCGAAGGTATTGTAACTTCTTCTTTACTTAGCTAAACTGTCATGGCCTCTTTTCAGCCACATTTCGCAGAGAGGAATAAAGATATAGGCTCCAAAGCTTAGCGTAAGGAGAATATTGGAAATGATAAAGGTAATCACAAAGTGATGGCATACATACCTGATAAGCCATGGGGCTGCCAGATTTAACAGAATGCCGAGAAAGGAAACACTATATATGGTAGTCTTTAACCCTTCACGGGTATGCGTCATTGCCATGATACGGGAAAGAATAAATACTACGATAGGTATTGAAAAGATATGGGTATGAGTTACTTCTAAAAGTTCCCGATAGGATTTTGCAAAGAATAAACCTTCCTCCATCTTAGTCTGGTTTTCCTCCATAGATGCAGGATCAAACTCTTCCTCTTCATCACCACAATAATAGCGTATTGTCTTCTCCGGGGAAAAACCCGTTCTCTCATAATAATTCAAGAAGCCAATTCCAACGGCTATAGCAATAATAAACAGGAAAAACGTGAAAAAGACCTTATTACTGACCGGAAGCGACCACATGCCACCTAACATTCCCTTCTCCTTCGCTCTTAATTTTCCTGAATTTCTCTTTAAAACCCATCGTCATATCTACCATAATTTTCCCATCCTTCCCCTCATACATAATTAAGGCACCGGCGCCGGGAATTTTACTAATCAATTTTAAACCTTTTTCAGGCCCTAAAACAAATACACTGGTGGATAACGCATCAACCTCTGTGCCCTTAGGAGCAACAATTGTCGTTGCCAGCACACCGCTTACCGGTTTTCCCGTCCTCGGATCTATGATATGTGAATATCGTTTTCCCTGTATCTCAAAGAACCGTTCATAATCTCCGGATGTTGCAGTGGCCTCATTTTTGAGTTCCAGATAGCCGAGAATTTCATTACTATCCCGTGGATGCTGCACACCGACCTTCCATACATTTTTACCGGGCGGGGCACCAAGTACAGAAATATTTCCGCCAAGATTAACACAGGCATTATCAATATCAAATTTTTTCATAATTTCCATTGCCTTGTCTACAGCATATCCCTTCCCGATACCGCCCAGATCAATTTGAGTCTGATCATTTTTATAGGATATGGTGCATAGATCTTGTGATCCCGCCCTTTTATCATCTATTACAATATTCTTATAAGATACGGCAGGTAAAATATCTTCTATCTCTTTATCCGATGGGATGTGCCCCTTTTCATCAAAAAATCCCCAAAGAGCAACAATCGGAGAAACAGTAATGTCAAAAGCACCTTCACTCAGTTCACTATAGTATTGCGATATCTTAATCACATCGAGAAGTTCTTTATCGCAGGGTACAGATGATTTTGCTGCCTTTTTATTGAGCAGGGAAAGCTCACTATCATCTTTGTAATTGCTCATAATGCGATCCATACGTTCCATCTCATCTAGAGCAGCATCAATTGCCTTGCCGGCAATTTTTTCATCGTTGGAATAAACAGATATCTCTGCAAAAGTACCCATAATCATACGGGTCTGTTTCAGGAGTTTCCTCTCGGAAGATACATCTTTTCCATCATCATGAGCTAGTGTACTTTTTTCAAGACCTTGTCTCTTCTTCTCATTGGCATTTCTTTTCTTCTTTGCATGTTGTGATCTGCTTGATTCTTCAGAGGATCTCTCTTTTTCTGATGTTACCACACCAATATTTTTAGGCCTTATATGACTCACATCTCTTTTACCATTGAGATAATATTCATGAATGACAACGAGTACCTTTCTTACACCTGCACACATACACTGCACAGACATGGTAGCGCCAGTAATATTGATGATATCCTTATTTAACCGGATCGGATTCTTGATTGATTTTCCAATAAATTGATAAAGGAACCGTTTTCTGGCAACATCTCCACCACGGCTCTCACGGTAAACAAGAACGGCTACATTATTAATCTTCCCATTTGGTTTTACACCGACAATAAAGGTAAAAGGATGAAATTTCCCAACCTCTTCGGTAATAATTGCATATCCCTGGATAACACCTTTACTCTTACCAATATAAACTTTAAATCCACCTTCATAAAGCCTTCTTGCAAGTTGTTTTTCAAGACCGCGTTTTTCTTCAGGTGTCATGATAAATTCATCAGTTACAATCTCATCACACTCAGAAAAAACAAGGGCAAGCGCCTGTTCTTCTGTAAGATACGTCTGAAGTTGAAAACTCTCTTCAGACTCTGTGCTTGCATGTACTTTCTGAACATCAAAAAACAGAGAGACGATTGGTAATAATAACAATAGAAATATAAAAACAGAAGGTTTTATTCTCTTATCTATGAGTTTCATTGATTGATCTAACATTTTTCTTTATACAAAAAATTCCATTGTATATAACTTTTGTAAGCCCGAAGTTTTCCCGGAAAAAATCACTTTTTTCATGAATTTCTTTATCCTCTTATCTGAAGGAAAGCACAATAATGAAAGGTATTGACTTGCTGAATGAAACGGTGTAGTGCTTACTGGTTAGCAAGAATATTTTCCAGTTTCTTCAAGAATTCTTGTTCAATGACACCATCAGATGGAATGCGGCTCCATCGATATGCACCACTGCCACCCGGTGGTTTCTCTTCAATCTGAGTATTTACGGAAACATATGTCTTATTTTGTTCGCCACTTACTTTTATAGTCAGGCGATAGCGTTCTTGCCATTGTCCTTCCAGGAGTACCCCGGTAGTTCTTCTTCTTGACCATCCCTTCACCCATTGAGTTTTTATAATACCCTTTTCTTTGTCTACGGTTTTAACACGAATACCCTCAATCACCTGCATTGCCGCATCCCATACGGTATTTACATCCTTATCAAAATAGTGTGAGATTGCGGACATACTTCTCAACCCACCCCTCGAAGCACACCCTGTAGGAACAGTAGTCCAGAGAATCATACATAGCAATACGAAAACAAGAGATGTAGCAGATGACAATCTTTTTCGGTTTGTATTCATAATGGTAAGAATAGTAACAGAAATAAATTCCTTTTACAAATAATTTGTTCAATCTGTTTTAATAAACTGAGACTCAAATTCAATTAATATAAAAAAACTGGAAAAATGTCAACATAAAATTAAAAAATCACCATAATCAGGATATAATTCTCTAAATCTTACTATCTCCACGGATTGATTGAACGATCCTTCTTATCTCATATTTCCAAGCGTTTGTGTTAATTTAACCATAGGCATATAAAGAGCGATGATCACAGTTCCCACGATACTGGCAAGGAGAATTATGATAAAGGGCTCTAGCATACTTTCCAGACGTTTATACAATATATCCAGTTCCTGATCATAAACGTTTGATGTTTCTTCCAACATCTCACCAAACATACCGGATGTTTCTCCAACCTCAACCATATGGATCGCAAAGACATCGAATAACCGGCTGCGTTTCATCATATCATTCATCGCCTTTCCTTCATAAACCCCTTTCGTGATTAACTCAACCTCACGGCTGATAACAACATTTCTGACAACAGAACCGGCCACCTTAAGCGATTCCAAGATCATAATACCACTTTTCAGAAGTGTTGCATTGGTCCGGTAAAACAGAGATAGGCTTGATTTTCGAATAATATGGCCTATGAGTGGAAGAGTGAGCATCAGATGATCCGTTCCATATCTTCCATATTTCGTCATCCGTAAGACCTTAATTAAAATAAAGATTGCCAGGGGAGTAAAGATAAGTACATACCAGTGTACACTCAACCACGTGCTTGTAGAAAGCACCGTGGTTGTTATTTTTGGTAATTCCATGTGCAATGTCTGGTATGACTTTTTAAATTTAGGAATAATAAACAGGTTTAAAAGCGCTATAATCCCAAAGGTCATAATAATAACAATACTGGGATAGATGGCAGCAGAAATGAGTTTCGATCTCCTTTTCAAAACCGTATCAAGATAGTTTTCCAACCGTGTCAGCACTTCAATCAGGTTTCCGCTTTTCACCAGCATGAATTAAACCAAGGTAGAGTTTATTAAAATATTTCGGATACTGGGCAAGTGTTTCCGCAATGTCCTTCCCTGCTTCAACATTATCGGCCAGATTTTTGACGAACTTTACCAGGCGCTTCTTTTTTGTCTGTGCTTGCAATATCGTAAGGGATTGATACAGGGGAATACCTGCCTGGAGAAATATGCGAAGTTTTCGGGTAAACTCTACAATATCTTTTTTCTTTACACCCTGAAAAAACGAGAGAAGTGAAGAGAGTTCCCATCTCTTAAAATGCTTTTCCCCTTTTGCATTGGTGGAATGAGGTTCCTGGGTAAGATCTGCAGACAGCAGGGAAACAGGGAGAAAACCACTTCTCTTGAGCTTGTTTACTGCCTCTTCGGCATCCCGCGCCCTGATACGTTTTACTACAAGCTCACCGTGGGAATTTATAACCTTAACATCAAAAAGTGGCATAGGTATTCTCCATAACTTCACGATATGTCGTTACACCCTCAAGTATCTTCTTTACCCCATATTCCCTGAGACTCACCATGCCTTTCTCCTTTACCACTTTATAAAGTGATTCCGTAATATCCATAGCACTGATAAGTTTC is a window from the Candidatus Jettenia sp. genome containing:
- the hisS gene encoding histidine--tRNA ligase, coding for MDLKTEKKTDYIFKAPRGTEDILPEKWTLWKKLENIGRQEFELCGYYEIRTPIFEDTRLFIRSLGDATDIVEKEMYTFADSEDSSITLRPESTAPVMRAYLECELHKTKKFQKFYYIGPQFRKERPQAGRLRQFHQMGIEAVGATDPLLDVETISVATRIFDRLGLKGYKVKINSIGCEKCRPVFRNILKEKLSGHEKELCELCQSRLNRNVFRILDCKNEKCKAISYHMPSINDYLCVECQIHAKAVREALLEIGIPYIVDAHLVRGLDYYTKTVYEITHSSLGARDAICAGGRYDNLISDLGGPSIGSVGFAIGMEATILALENIAAKNKSIYQEVSGPSPSVYIVSIGETKKQCFSLLNFLRKGNISADFDYEGRSPKAQMRMANKMGIKYVIMLGPDESARGDVKVKAMETGEEVTLKQNEVLQWLLDKQSH
- the aspS gene encoding aspartate--tRNA ligase; amino-acid sequence: MSILKRTHTCGQLRIGDVKSVVILVGWVSSVRDHGGLIFVDLRDRYGITQVVFNPDTGSEFYDIARQLRQEYVIAIKGSVSARPTGTVNPNLDTGEIEVHADTLEVLNKSETPPFEIADESNVSLELRLKYRYLDLRRSIMQKRLIFRHKICQTIREYLDRLNFVDIETPVLTKSTPEGARDYLVPSRVNLGKFYALPQSPQLFKQILMVAGYDRYFQIVRCFRDEDLRAQRQPEFTQMDMEMSFIDENDIIRIIEGLVATVFDKVIGKKVLTPFPRLSYKEAMTSYGCDAPDLRFDMKIKDISDIAQTSNFKVFLDTIKSGGQVRGINATGCGNYSRKDIDDLTTFVGQFGAKGLAWFKVEENGLASSIAKFFPLENQENIQRRMDAKKGDLLLFVADKPKVVSQSLAQLRLHLGHKNKLINTSAFNFSWVVDFPLFDYNEDLQRYEVLHHPFTSPYPDDLPILEEKPLEVKARAYDLVLNGVELGGGSIRIHTPEVQKRVFRLLGIDDTNAAAKFGFLLDALKYGAPPHGGIALGVDRMVTLLLQLDDIREVIAFPKTQKATCLMTNAPSEVDTQQLCDLGIRLTEHT
- a CDS encoding tetratricopeptide repeat protein, with product MKRQMLILLIGAALVILMISFGFLIYLKRLHNSMSYFETVGHYVQQGKLDDAIALLKDGLQKNPHFAEAHAALGMIYNKKDLYDEALSELQTALTINPDLIDVYQEMYLIYRKKGMEDEAKKALDSYEKLKK
- a CDS encoding tetratricopeptide repeat protein, with translation MRKYLSLFLSIFILIGMLHAQAIFAAPEDEANKYYLDAYNMYKLGKMDESMEMLKKVVTLNPNHAEAHFGMGSIYFRQNMFDNAIKEFTKVTRIKPEYVEAYQRLWLAYKKLGMNDKAEQELLKYKKLIEERMQAMGGGASPQVAKPVTPPPRREEPEDEDEEEERPSPEYKPSETRPPETTTPPRTSVAESRPPEPEAKEERSVVVKPVAPAPQTPQESRPHSVVESRPPIIPQTSPIQIRPAVEPPRLPSETRPATEVDTHTDHTSPYIKVKKHTFSFKSLLNPFKKMSSTLFKSPFKKSTEKVEKPYVGKLVKGFVYYIVGVQIWLCVIATLCIYFRKAKKG
- a CDS encoding FAD:protein FMN transferase: MLDQSMKLIDKRIKPSVFIFLLLLLPIVSLFFDVQKVHASTESEESFQLQTYLTEEQALALVFSECDEIVTDEFIMTPEEKRGLEKQLARRLYEGGFKVYIGKSKGVIQGYAIITEEVGKFHPFTFIVGVKPNGKINNVAVLVYRESRGGDVARKRFLYQFIGKSIKNPIRLNKDIINITGATMSVQCMCAGVRKVLVVIHEYYLNGKRDVSHIRPKNIGVVTSEKERSSEESSRSQHAKKKRNANEKKRQGLEKSTLAHDDGKDVSSERKLLKQTRMIMGTFAEISVYSNDEKIAGKAIDAALDEMERMDRIMSNYKDDSELSLLNKKAAKSSVPCDKELLDVIKISQYYSELSEGAFDITVSPIVALWGFFDEKGHIPSDKEIEDILPAVSYKNIVIDDKRAGSQDLCTISYKNDQTQIDLGGIGKGYAVDKAMEIMKKFDIDNACVNLGGNISVLGAPPGKNVWKVGVQHPRDSNEILGYLELKNEATATSGDYERFFEIQGKRYSHIIDPRTGKPVSGVLATTIVAPKGTEVDALSTSVFVLGPEKGLKLISKIPGAGALIMYEGKDGKIMVDMTMGFKEKFRKIKSEGEGNVRWHVVASGQ
- the bamC gene encoding outer membrane protein assembly factor BamC, with product MSAISHYFDKDVNTVWDAAMQVIEGIRVKTVDKEKGIIKTQWVKGWSRRRTTGVLLEGQWQERYRLTIKVSGEQNKTYVSVNTQIEEKPPGGSGAYRWSRIPSDGVIEQEFLKKLENILANQ
- a CDS encoding type II secretion system F family protein; protein product: MLVKSGNLIEVLTRLENYLDTVLKRRSKLISAAIYPSIVIIMTFGIIALLNLFIIPKFKKSYQTLHMELPKITTTVLSTSTWLSVHWYVLIFTPLAIFILIKVLRMTKYGRYGTDHLMLTLPLIGHIIRKSSLSLFYRTNATLLKSGIMILESLKVAGSVVRNVVISREVELITKGVYEGKAMNDMMKRSRLFDVFAIHMVEVGETSGMFGEMLEETSNVYDQELDILYKRLESMLEPFIIILLASIVGTVIIALYMPMVKLTQTLGNMR
- a CDS encoding type II secretion system F family protein, translating into MPLFDVKVINSHGELVVKRIRARDAEEAVNKLKRSGFLPVSLLSADLTQEPHSTNAKGEKHFKRWELSSLLSFFQGVKKKDIVEFTRKLRIFLQAGIPLYQSLTILQAQTKKKRLVKFVKNLADNVEAGKDIAETLAQYPKYFNKLYLGLIHAGEKRKPD